CCCAAATACCATAGTTCATAGTTGTAAATGAATTATTATAAACTGAAATGGAGAGTGCTTTAGGGCAACTCCTGTATTAGCACCAAGGAGGGGTTGGTTCATAATGTTGAAGCCATGTATAATTTTTAGAGGGGCGCTGTGTCAGTATCTACTTTTGAAAGTTGGTACTATGCTTACTTGGAGCAAACTCTTAAATGGAGGTAATTTCTTTTAATCTTATGAACTTCACTTGAAGAGTTAATATGGCAATATCTAATTAAGTCTAGTAAACCAGGATTAAATCCTCTTTTCAAGATAACGTGTATTGCTAAAAACAAAGTGAGAATGGTAGAGGTAAATTATGCCCTTAATAAATTGTGAATCAAAATTTGAATATCATTTAGTCTTAGTTTTTGTGAGGAGAGCTTGGTTAACAACATGGCAAGCCTAATGACTCTAGGTGCCTCATAATAGAGACATTAGTAACATGAACAGCCCATTAAGAGGTTTTGCtatgtaacaaaataattacacaataagCAGAAGGCTCATGTTTGTGACAACAACGACTGAGTCAAACACAGCGTGCACCTTGAAATTATGTCTTTATTAATAGGAGGAATAACTCATTCATTGCACTCCACAACCACATTGCATTAATAGTTTTTCCTGTGAAATCTGTTTATTAAAGGTGTAGTACGAAAAACATTAAGCAAAATGTCATAAAGCGACTGTATTTAGAAACCTCCCCAAAAACCAAACTAAACCATGTGACTGgcaaaatgttttatgtcaacTCTGAAAAAGAATTTAATACTGAAAATAGGTAACACAGGACAACAATAACAAGTCTTCCCAATATGAGAAATCACAGCATTTTTGCAATAAGTACAGGTTATTTGTACTTGGCAAAAAGGTACCAATTTGTGACATATGGCAAGACAATGcagttaaatgtaaaaaaaaaataataaaaaataaaaaacttcaaATTTAAATAAACGCTTTGCTACTGACTGATCGCCAAACCTCTCATTCTCAATCACATATTTACATCTATTCACTAGAATATAACACAAAACtaatccaaaaaaaaataaaaaataaatggtatggggggggtggggggtggggggggagagaATTCATATTCGTTCATTTGGCTCATATCAACTCAATACAGTCAAGCATTAAGTGTGTGGATTTACAGAGGAGTGCTGTAGTCAAAAGTCTGAACATGGATTCGTTTTGTCCCAGTGAGTGTGTGCTTGGACATCTGCCGACCTGGAATTGTTTCTTGTCCTTACACCTTAGCTCAAAAAACAACTGCATGTCTGAGACTACAGTAAACTTAGTTGACCCCTGAGTTTCTAATGCAAAACTAGTGTATGAAATACCTCATTACAGTGTATCTTAGTGCAAGCCAGCAATATGCTTGATTAAACAGGAGGTATATTAGATAGCACCCAAGCTGACAAGATTCCCCAGAATGGTTACTCTGCTGGCCAAATCACAACAAGCAGTATGGGAGGTGGAGTTTTGCTCTGTATCCTTGTGACAACCAGCAGTTCAAAATGCTTGAATTTGTATTACAtctataaacatgtttttcatagaaaatataaatatcccTGAATGAAACAGATTCACAGCATTTTCTCTCGAGGACTCCAGTGCTACTACCATAACGTGGCCATCAAGTGTCTTTACTGTCTCCAGTTAATGCCTCTCCGTCTTTTCCTCTAAAGCCTGTAGTTCCAGCCGGTAAGTCCTTCATTCGCTGTCGTGATAAGTTACTGTCCGCTTGCCCCGGTTCCGGGTGTTCACACGCGTCTTTTGCTGCGATTTGCTGTACGACTCGTCGCTATCCTCCTCGTCCGAGGCGGCCCGTTGGCGCCGCTGCCTTAGCTGGCGGCTGGCAGTCCTTTCGCCAATGGAGGACCGTCTGCGACTTCTCCTCTTTGGACTGCTGTGGGACCCTGAGCTGGCAACTGAGTTTTCAGAGGCTGAAGACGGCTGCTTGCTTTCTGAGTCAGAACTGtgattgctgctgctgtagcttTCCTTTCGCTTGTGTTTTGGCCGCCTCTCATTCTTCTTTCCCCTCCTCGAACGACCaacatcttcctcctcttcctcgctgGAATCAGATTGGGAAGCGGCGTCTTCCTCGTTGCTGTTACCCTCCTCTGGTTTGGATTCCCCTTTGGGACGCTTGGAGGAGCCTGACCTGCTATTTTTATTGCTCTTGCGCACTTGACCTTTCTCTACACCATCTTCAGAGTCTGAGGTGTAAATACGTTTTCGCTTGGAAGACAGCTGATTCCTGGTTTCACTGGGAGAGCTTTTGTTAGACTCTCTCTTATCATACCTGTCTTCCCTAGAAACCGTGGCTGTTTTGTTACCGTTCCGCTGTTTCGCCTGGCTCGCAGAGGCAGAGTCTTCCTCAGAAAGAGAGTTATCACTGATGTATTTCTTTTTCGGCAGGGCTCGGAGGCACAGCCGTCTGTTAGGTGTGTTGTCTGAATTATCCGACTCTTCATCCGATGAGCCCGTGGAGCGTTTCCTCCACGCCTTCCTCTTGGGTTTGTACTCCTGCTCAGAACTCTCTGAAGCAGACGTGTAACCACGAGGCCGTTTagatttgcttttgttgtttgttggcTTCTTTGTCTTAACCTCAGATTCATCACTGGAGTGATTGCTTTCAACTtccttgtcttttttcagttttttcttgcGTGGTCTGGACCTCTTTGGAGTATCACTGAGTTCCTCCGACTCTGCACCGTCCAGTTTATTAGTTGAGGCAGATTTTTGTTGATCTTGGCTTTTTGATGATGAAACTCGGCTCTTTTTCTTTGAGTCCTTGTGGATTGCTTCctccacatttctcccattttggTGTGAGTGTTTCTGTGAATTATGGTCTTTGTCCTCTTCATCCGAGCTTACAGGCGGTTTGTGTCTTGTGGTCCTGCGTTCAGTGTCctttacctcctcctcctcctcctcttcctcctcctcctcctcttcctcctcctcctcctcacttgTAATCCTATTTTTCCTGGCTGGAGTGGTTGCTGTGCTTCTGGAGGGTTTCTGAGACACAgctgtctcttcctcctcctcctcctcctcctcctcttcctcctcggCTTCTCCAGAACTCTCCTCTGCAGCTTCCTCCTGCTCAGAGTTGCTGTCAGACTTGTGATGTTTTGCACTGTGTCCGTTCATGTGGGACGAAGTATCTGCAGAGGAAGGGAGGATTAAGTCCAACTGATTAGAGCAACTTTCATCATTATTTGAAAGGAAACTGGCAACTACAAATTAAGACTGAATATGACTGATGTGGACATTTCTCACCATTTCCCTTGGTCTTGGCTGCTGTTCTTGATGTGTTCTGTTTGGTGGACTTTGTGTCTCCATTCTGCTGATTCTGTGAGGAGGATGAAGCATCGCTGTCAttgccttcctcctcctcctcctcgtcctttGATTCTCCAGCTGATTCCTTTGTATTCCGAGAagctaaaaagtaaaaacatgcaGAATTGAGAATAAATTTTCCCTGTAATGTACCTGAAACATAAAAActcaaatgcaaataaattttacatttgatttaagGATGTAAAAGGAGTGTTTACACTTGCATGGTTTTTGAGCAAAACATCtgtatttaagatttttttgaagttgaatataattaaattttagtgttttatgtttaaagtacaaaataaagcattttcGAGTTCCCGCCTACCCCGTGTTGATGGCTCTCCGTCTGAATCTGAGCTGCTCTGGATCACTGCGGTGCGTTTGCTGGCCCGGGCTGAGTGGCAGAGACGGCTGCTGCTCCTTCTTggcttctcttcctcctcctcctcctcctcctcatagTCTTCATCTGATGCTTCAAGCAGTTTGATCTTGTTGACAGCCGCCCTCGCAGTCTTTCTCTTGAGTGACCTGCGTCCTGTGATTTCCTCTTCCCTGTCAGAGCCCTGGGACGTGGTTCTGTCAGAGTTCTGGTGGCGACGCGTCTCCCTGCGAGACGACCTGCTGCTGTGACCGTTCATCTCCGCTCTGCCCTCTGAAAACAAGCCATGCAGGAGGATGTTTAATGCATCGACTGTACCTagtctactactactacagtaacTGACAAGTAGTAACACTATGGGTTTGAAAGAGTTATCAGTAGTGTTTACCAGTCCGTTTCCTGTCTGCGGCAGCACTGTTCCTGGTCAGCCGTTTGCTCTCACGCTTTTTAGTCCTGCTGGGGTAACGACGACTTGAAGACTGGGAGCGCATCTCTCCATCTTCTCCCTCTTCACCTTCACTGTCAaattcctcctcttcttcttcttcgtcttcatcgtcgtcgtcatcctcctcctcctcctcgctgtcACTCTCAGCAACTGGCAACAAAAGAGTATTTTCAGGAACATTTatcaagcctttttttttttaaatacgcAACTTTAGACTGTTACAGTATAATActcctgttttttctcttatcCCAATCACTATCCTCACCTTTTTTCCTCTGCTTGGCACTTTTGCCTCTTGTAACTCTTGCTTTCTGTCTGAGTTGATGGTGCCTCGAGGAACCTGGACGTTTCTCCTCCTCCGACTCACTCAGCTCGCTCTCGCTGTCAgactctgaagaagaagaaatgtcagaatgcatcaacattttaattgcCTCTTACAGTGACACAGAAGCTTCTTCCACCTCTTAAGCAACCAAACACGTACACAGGCTTTATTTTCCTAAATATTCTTACCATGACCGTCATTAAGTAATTTAGGTCAGTCAGATATGACTTCACTTATACCTGGGAGCTATCAAGACTTCACAGGTTTTTGAACTTAAGCAAAATACTGAAATGTTTCTATTGAACAGTAACTAGGGAAAGTTAGGGAAGTTAAGGAAAGTTAACATATTGTGAATGCATCTTCACACCTACTACTACCAAAACAGTTCAGAAAAATAGTATCAATCTTCATGATTAATGTGCCATAACAGTGCTGTTAGCATGAGGATATTGTGCCATATTTCGGTTATGAATAGATAGAAAAAATGACTGGCTATGGGTGAGGCAGCGTTTATTTTGTACCTGGTGTTGATGAAGCAGCTTTGGAGCCAGAGTCATCCTCCGAGGAGCTGCTTCGACTCCTCCTGGTCCGCTCTGGAACAGACACTTTGGCTGAGGTAGATTTGGTCACTGACGTCGACTCCACTTTTTCCTGAGTTTTGAGAGCAGCCCTCTTTTGACTTGTGAAAAGAAGAATGCAACTTGTGATCAGACAGTGACCAGTGAGCAGGTAATCATCTGCAATTGCACTGTTTTGGATGAAATCTGATTGCTTTCACAatctttttattgaaattttCAACTAAAGCAGTTCCCAGGGTTGGGCAAACAAAttccacaaaaataaaatatacactaATGTAGtatcatataaaataacaatgacaataataacagtaataaaataagaaaaccctatataaagaaataaaactaaagatgTAGCTCTTTCCATGAAGTCAGATGTTCTTTTTCGTGTCAAGGGCAGAGTTAGAATGCGTCTCTGTTGATTGGACGTTATGAAAGTATGTCAAAAAGGGTCCCCAGGTCTTACAGAATTTCTCCTCAGAGCCTCTGACTGAAAGCGTATCATCTCTAAGTTATGACAGGACATTATATGTCTCAAAGCCAGGCTGACTGTGTGGGCGGGGCAGCATCCTTCATTTTGAGGAAAACTGCACATCTGGCCGAGAGTGAGGCAAAGGCAATCATGCAGCACTCTGCAGATGTCAGATGAGGATCGTCTCCATAACCACAGGGGTTTTCAGAGTCTCAGACTGTGGGCCTTCCCTCAGACAAAGCTTGGAAAAAGGTGCCCCGTCACCCCCCTTAGTTAACTGCTCAATTCCTGGATGCCTGTTGGATCACGATTATGTTATTTGATCCCACAGACACTCAACAATTGAGCTAAGATAGCCTGACATACTTCAGACTAcaccaaatacaaaaaaaaaagtctgtctgaaggcatttatttgtttctgagTCTGGAAAGTGGGAAAGAACAGTAAAATTCCACAAAACTACTGTACCTCTGAATTATCTctttaaccaaatcacacacatttaggcTATTCTATGTGACCACGATTTGATAACTAATGTAAGATTTTTTCACTTCCATTCACTGAGCCTCccctgaaactgtttggagccCTCCTGGGGAGGCCTGCCTCCCACGTTGAAAACCTCTGGTCTAACATAATTATTTGCCTGACTGGCCATAGGATTTGGGCTCTTAATAGCTAAAAAGCAATACGGTTTTATCATCTTATGCTATTAAATTGGTAAAGACCTCAGTATTTGAATTTACTGCTAGTCAAATTAGCGGGGCTGCTTTCACCCAAAAAGGGGTGGGTACATGACACAAGGGAAAAGTACCCGGATGTGCTGCTCTCATCAATACAGAACtacagaggactgttggctccacaGACACTTCCCTaacctgttgttagatcaggaggaggacCAGGGAGAgatttgttttggaaatgaaaaaaaagtttttgcccactgatatccaaacatTTGTGATGCGTTAGCTGATTTACAATGGAGAAAgaaaccagtaaaaaaaaaacaacaagaaattACTTCAGCCAGATTTTAACCCATGGCCTTTAGAGCAGGTGAGCtgaggagaaaacagaaatcAAACAGACCTTGATGAAGCAGTGGACTGATCCTGttgttgcattttctttctGAACCTCTGGCTGCGACGGAGCCTGTCGCTGCTCTTGATGGCAGTTTTATAGTCCGATATGACTGTTCTGATTTGCTCCTCGAAGAAGGCGGAGAGCCGCAATGTCATACTGTAAATCTACAACAGAACAGCTGAGTCAGAGAAGCTAAAACATAAACTGTGAAGTCAAAATATAAATGACTTAATATCTAATTTCAAATCTGAACCCTGAGGAGGTTTGAATAGATGAACTCAAACCATTATAGTTATGTGGTTATGTCCTGCACTGGAGGGCAGTAATTCTGACATTTCTTCCGCAGACTTAAATTACTCCCCTACCTTGGAGCGTTTATTGGGTGTGTAGGCTTTAGCATTTGCAAATATTAGCCGAGTGTCTTTGCAGAGCTCTACAGGGTTTTCATAGCGGTCTTCCTCCAGAGTCCTTTTCACCGTGCCAAAGTCCATTGGTGTATCAATGATGTCATGGTAGTcctgcacaaaaacaaacaaacaaacatgttttagaCTTAATTTTtaccaaaacaacacaaaatatatcCCTTGCTGATGTTGCTTAGTTGATAGCATGACCTTAGCGCGCTGTGTAAACTTACTGGATAGTTCTGAGGATCCACAGGCTGTCTGAACGGTTCAGAGTCTTCACATTCAAATATATAGTTGATCAGATGCTTGCAATGTTCCTTCCAGGAGTCTCTGTCTGGCGGCACCTCCACAGAGCGCTGCCAATATCAAGCAGGAAGAGAAGAGATTATTATGACACGCAACACATCCTGTCTGTTCACTAGTGAATCGTTAACAGTCAGTCTGCCACCAAATTCTCATCTCTATTTTCCCATCCAGATAACCACGTCTCTGATGACCTCATGCACAGCTTCAACAAATAATGTTTGTCAAGTCTTGGTTTAggttgtcttgtttttatataaTGTCTAAATCCTTTATATGAAAccttatatattataaattctCTCTATTTACCTGACGTAGTCTGTGTCCAGAGGAGGTTCCTGGTGTTTCTGCATCCTCTTCCTGTGGGCAATAATGatttaataattgaataattagttaatgtttttttgataattaaccaaattgtaatttaattttccaTTGAGGAGGCAGCCACATATAACTGTTCCTAAGAAAATGTAACTGCTTATGTGCAAGTTTGAGCCTCTATCATTACACTATGAACTCATAACTGTATGTGTTAGTTAAACTAATGTCACAATTTGACAGCAGTACCTGACACATTAAACAGACATTATTATACTAAAGATTTAAGATTAGCCAGACGTacctcatcatcttcatccatcTCCTCCACAGCGTTGTAAATCTCCATGATATCTGTGCAGCTTGGGTTACTGGGGAGAGTAGAAAAAATGTGTCAACTTAAAAAGTGTAGGGGATCATGTGTTGAATATTACTGTGCCAGTAAACTGGGTCATGGCCTAGCACGGATTATTTTTTGGGAAAAAGTCAgtccagaaaaacaaacaagtaaaacatACTTGACAAATTTCTGGAGGACATTTGTGATGAGTTTTGCGGAGTGGGCAATCTTGCTCCTTGGCTCGTTGAAAGTGCGGGCGTTATGTGCAATGTATCTGGCATCCCAAATTAATGCTGAGAGGCGCCTGTGGACCATCAGAAGTCAGATACATCTTCAATAACcacataaaatatttgtttctaaAATTCAACAGCAGAAGACAATCTGAGGACAGAGCTACGTCAACAGGTCAGTCGAGTACAAATAATTCCTGAAATAAGCGTTGACCTGCTTGCGTTATTAGGCAAGTGGAACGAGGGGAGATTGTTGGGACTGACCTGTAGAATCTGTTCAGGAGTCGCAGTCTGATGGTGCCCAGATCAGTGGGGTAAGCAATAACGGTGCAATAGGTGGGATACTGGACTAAGTCAACAGGACCAGAGAAGGGAGCTGCAATCTCTGtagcagaaacacacagtgaGGTGGGTTAGTATAaccaggggggaaaaaaactattttaaaggAATCTGCAGACACTCTGATGCAAGTGAAAGACTGAAAACGGCATTGACCAGGCATGTTCACTCAAAGAGGGAGTGTCTGTTTATGCGTACACACCGACAGTGATGAGCTGGTCGATGCCAGCGATGATGCGTTCGCACTCCTCGTCCCTGCTCCTCTCCCCCCACTCTCCTTGCACAGGCTTGTACATCAGCTCACACATCTCCTCCGCTGTCACAGGGATGCCGCCTCCCTCTGTCTCCGGCTGCTGGGCTGCACAGCAAAGATGGACTTGTTCAATGTGATAACCTGTTGCAAGCaatgtcacccagtgcatcACACAGGGGTAGGGGCACTGTCTGTCCAGTCTCTtatgcatggaataaaaacactATATTTATTCTGATATGAATGCTGACTGGAGCAGGTCTTAAATATATTCTGATCTGTTATCATGAACTTAACCTGCTCCAAAGACAGTGGAGCATTCATTACCTTTGTGATCTCTTGTTACAAGAGTAAACATTATGACAATATATCCAACAGTTTtagagatatttcaataaaaagtcataaattGAGCTAAAGAAAAGGTTACTGATCACCAACGTCAATATGATACATTGtctggatgaatgaatgaatgtgtgcaaaaaaaattatagcatccatccaatagttgtcaagaccAACACTGCTATCTgtagagccatgctgctagcatggctaaaaattcTTAATTACCATCCTCTGGAATAGGCTCCACATCCCAGGGACTCAGCTTCTCAGTTTCTCCGTTGTCCCATCTAAcgaaaaaaataaagtgagtGTAAGACAAGTTGCCAGATTccctttgtttttcatttattttacttaaaaaacaaCTAACAAATATCTTACTGTCATTAACAAGAGCACAcaatgtcacagacatgaagttCTATACTCAGTtgagcagagaggagacaagTAAATGATGCTGGCTCAATAGATCACATGTAAACACTGCGATGCCTCTTAATGACCACTAGGGGACAAACAGCAAAGTCATGACCGACTGAATGTGaactgttaaaaatataaataaataatgaacattaaaaatgcagatttaaCATCTGTAAAATTACTACAGTTTTGTGAAAGGATGTTATGAAGCTTGGATTTGTATTTAATGCTTGCTGCCATCTGTGAGACAGACAATCCAGAACTGGACAAATAGGGTGAAAGTTGGGACGAGGAAGTGGCAGCCACAAATTTCACTTCACTCACTGCTGTCTCGCAAGGTTTTTACATTTAAGCTGAAACAATGAAAGTATCAGAGGAAGTATGCACTAGAAAAGTGCTACTAACTGGCCCGCACCGTATCTCCATGTGATATCTTACAACATTTGTGGTTTCCCACCTGACTTTGAAGCACTGGAAGAGACAGTCAGGGTATTCTGGCTGGTACGGCTCCTGACAGACGATGGTCCCAAACCACCAGGCATCGTCTATCACTGAGCGGAACCTGTCATCTGCACAGGAGAGAAGACGACAAAATGTATGGCATCGATTTAGGTAGGTGGCTGCACTGATGAATCATTTGAAACAGGATGtacagtaacagtcaaaagGTTTCTTATTCAAGTGAacaggaaggtgtgtccaaacttttgacttgtactgTACGTGAACcacatgacagaaaaactacagtttgtAGTCTATGCTACACACTTCGGTAAAGTTGAAAATATATTGACAGATTCTTCACCTGCAAAAAGCCACCAATGAActcaagttgttgttgttgttgttaagtacccttctgccatctagtggctcttctttttgtttttgtgtttaacagtttgttcCCAATTGACTGGTGAAATAAGTTAATATTATTGcattttaaatcaattatttaaatttgatcATATGGCCTTAGTGTGGTACATTCCCCAAAAAATAAGGCAGTTATATCACAGTTGATCACATGTAGCCTTTAAAGAGGAatatgaaaatggaaatgacaGGCAAAATACCAATGATCTGTTGATCTGTACAAATCAAAACTCAATAATCTAACAATGGTATAGCCCTCAGCACtgggaaaaaaagttttaatcaaaaatcaaattgtGACCTTAAAATCGAAAGTCAAATCAGCTCATGGCAGAAAGTGTTGTTGACAGAAAGTTGTCTTCACTACTAGAAGCAGCAGAGTACCGGTTTTACTTACTTGGTTGCCAGTTTCTACGGAGCGCTTCGTCATAACTCTGCCTCAACACCAGAAAATCTATGACATCTGGCATGTCATGATACCTGCAGGAGAAATCAGAGGCACTTTAATGGGGAACTACAATAAACATTCAAGACTTTGTCTTTGTCAAACTGATGCAGAATcataataactaataaaaaatacactACAGATGTTGAGAATAAGTTGAGAATTGTTGAGAGcaggaaaagcaaaaatatgtttctcaATAAAGAGCCAGTTAGTGAAACTGAACTGCTTACTTGACAGAAAACGACTTGTCTGAGATTTTGCCGGTGCCGTGGTCGATAAGAGTCAGCTTCAGACAGCAGAGTGTCGGAGGACACACTTCATACTTGATCCCAGTGATCTTCACAAATTCTTGGTCCTTGGGAATATCCAACAGGATTTCAGttcaatttaattttgaattttgatgaacaaatttgaaaaaacatttacaacaaaaagtAATCATTTTAGTTGTGCTTACATTTGGTTAAAATGATCTCAATAATACATCTAGAATTGTAATCACCTGCATTTCTCATGACCTGAGTTGAGGCGTTACAAATCATGAAAAAGGTCTCAACAATTATGtgtaattttcattattatgtTTCATTAGACCTGCGTTGCGACCCTGCTTATCTTATTTGTCTTACCCGCAGCTCCATTTTCTTCCATGGCTGTTTGTCTAAGTTGATGGGGTATAGTTCACTCCGGCTCACTGCCTCAACGTAAGCCTCATGGCCCTGCCGGAAGTAGATGAcctgacagacacagacatttgTTAACTTATGCATGTGATGAGAAAGACGATGATCATCATGATCATGATCATTATCATGACGCCCTGCTAGTACCACAGAAAGATTTGCAAGAAGCTGCATGTTTAAGAATACATATCCTCAATAATATCAATAAACTGTtaatacaattaataaataaacaagttttACAGTCTGTTATGTTAAAACTGTTTACAAGAACTCACATTTCTTCTTCATATATGTATGGTTAAGCCTTTCTAATGTTCTTATGAcaattttattcatgtttttatattcattttacattttctctgatTCTGTTTCTCTAATGTCTCTTGAGTAAGAATAAAGTTTCATCTTGTTGTAAAAAGGATTATTATTTCCTGCTAAACTGTCGAGGTAAAGGTAGAAACATATAGCCTACAATGATTTCTGTTCAAgactgacagaaacagaaactggAGATAACAATAatgttaaaacaaatataaaacactgctgctgatTTTAACACATACCTCATCACCCATTTGTGGAACAAAAGGAGACTTCCTGGGAATGACATCAGTGATCCACGGTGACGGTCTGAACTCATTGGACACTTCTCTGATGATAGATGGTCTGGCCTTTGGCCGCTGATTTGGGCACCAAGATATAAAACGGTAAGTGAGTAAATGTGAATCTGAGTTAAAATGTGACAGAATCTAAAGTCTGAGCAATGACTACTAGTGAAGATTCAGACAGTGACACAGCAGGAAGAGTAGGACGTACTAGGACGTAACGACTCACCCTGGGCAACTTGTTCTTTGCTTTCTTGGccttctctttgcttttcttccCAGGATTTTCCTCCTCgtcactctgctgctgtttctcctcctcttcttcattctCTTCGTCCTCCTCTTCGGAGCTGCTGAGCTGGCGCCGCACTCGTTTCCGTGACGACAAGGGAGTGGAGGGCTGCAGGTTGATACCAGCGTCTGCTGTCCAGTCTGAGTACTCGCTGGAAGTGTGGCTGTCCAATCAAAAGCAATCCTGATTACCAATTTAGgtcacataaatataaataaacgcAATAGAAAAACTCAAACTGTTCAATAATTTGTTTGAACCTGCTTGGGGTACCAGATGGGTGGGTACTGCCACCTAAGACAACACAAAAGGTGTGATAAAGttttaacatctgacattttaacatctggTACTCCAAACATGTTCAAACAAACACTACGAATGACTCCCTACTAGTAACCCTCGTCTATAAAACTTTATACCTCGAGCTGTCACTATTCCACTCCTCCTCGTCATTGGAAGAGTCCAGATCACTGCCGTCCAAGTCATTGTCCTGggaagattaaaaaacaaaaacaggagacTGCTTAAAATCCCTGCCAAAAAAAATACCTCAGGTGCTTGTAAATGACACTTTTCCCAAAGTCACAGGAGagcggaggagagaggagagaatacGATACCTCAGAGTGTACCTCCGAGCTTGCggtctcctctccttcttcacaCGACAAGTCGATGTATTCCAACGTGTCACCGCGGCTGTGTGCTCGCTTGGCAATGGGAGGCTCATCGTCTGAATCATCCTGAGGGGACAGAAGAGACTGACTCAACACCGGTGCA
This region of Thunnus maccoyii chromosome 6, fThuMac1.1, whole genome shotgun sequence genomic DNA includes:
- the brwd1 gene encoding bromodomain and WD repeat-containing protein 3 isoform X1; protein product: MAKNRNISLLESELYYLISRFLTTGPCRRAAEVLASELEEYQVLPGRLDWQGNEHPRTYEDVVAANRHIAPDHLLQICKQIGPLLDKEVPSCVPGVHSLLGSGKQSMLRTAKDCDNVRFRASSYAALHRGRPPERPLNCKKPPHLVEVHRGRELTGVQRFSSINPVSNYEHMRLHRRILGHLSAVYCIAFDRTGLRIFTGSDDCLVKIWSSFDGRLHSTLRGHSAEITDLAVNYENTLIAAGSCDKTIRVWCLRTCAPVAVLQGHSGPITSLQFSPFAKGSKRYMLSTGTDATVCFWQWDSNNINFSDRPHKFTERPRPGVQTVCSSFSPGGMFLATGSTDDVIRIYYLGSGSPEKISELHEHTDKVDSIQFCHSGERFVSGSRDGTARIWKLHQRQQWRCILLNMSATLPGAEQVSEEESYFKPKVTMVAWDRHDNTVITAVNNHLLKVWNSYTGQLLHILKGHEAEVFVLEPHPFDPRIILSAGHDGNVFIWDLLRGTNTQHYFNMIEGQGHGAVFDCKFTPDGQRFACTDSHGHLLIFGFGSSKPYEKLPDQVFFHTDYRPLIRDTNGFVLDEQTQQAPHLMPPPFLVDVDGNPHPPRYQRLVPGRENIAAEHLVPQLGYVATSDGEVVEQVISQQTAEHEEAAVRRGSLLDQAIRQLQEQQDRQLPAGTEAVPGAGAGPEGQAEAQGPAVAPTPSTPRRVSVNDRADVQSPPNVGLRRSGQVEGVRQMHQNAPRSQMATERDLQAWRRRVVVPELAHSSYRYQEDIRTTKGDEEVALYNAKKRRIIYSSCRDDSDDEPPIAKRAHSRGDTLEYIDLSCEEGEETASSEVHSEDNDLDGSDLDSSNDEEEWNSDSSSHTSSEYSDWTADAGINLQPSTPLSSRKRVRRQLSSSEEEDEENEEEEEKQQQSDEEENPGKKSKEKAKKAKNKLPRRPKARPSIIREVSNEFRPSPWITDVIPRKSPFVPQMGDEVIYFRQGHEAYVEAVSRSELYPINLDKQPWKKMELRDQEFVKITGIKYEVCPPTLCCLKLTLIDHGTGKISDKSFSVKYHDMPDVIDFLVLRQSYDEALRRNWQPNDRFRSVIDDAWWFGTIVCQEPYQPEYPDCLFQCFKVRWDNGETEKLSPWDVEPIPEDGYHIEQVHLCCAAQQPETEGGGIPVTAEEMCELMYKPVQGEWGERSRDEECERIIAGIDQLITVEIAAPFSGPVDLVQYPTYCTVIAYPTDLGTIRLRLLNRFYRRLSALIWDARYIAHNARTFNEPRSKIAHSAKLITNVLQKFVNNPSCTDIMEIYNAVEEMDEDDEEEDAETPGTSSGHRLRQRSVEVPPDRDSWKEHCKHLINYIFECEDSEPFRQPVDPQNYPDYHDIIDTPMDFGTVKRTLEEDRYENPVELCKDTRLIFANAKAYTPNKRSKIYSMTLRLSAFFEEQIRTVISDYKTAIKSSDRLRRSQRFRKKMQQQDQSTASSSQKRAALKTQEKVESTSVTKSTSAKVSVPERTRRSRSSSSEDDSGSKAASSTPESDSESELSESEEEKRPGSSRHHQLRQKARVTRGKSAKQRKKVAESDSEEEEEDDDDDEDEEEEEEEFDSEGEEGEDGEMRSQSSSRRYPSRTKKRESKRLTRNSAAADRKRTEGRAEMNGHSSRSSRRETRRHQNSDRTTSQGSDREEEITGRRSLKRKTARAAVNKIKLLEASDEDYEEEEEEEEEKPRRSSSRLCHSARASKRTAVIQSSSDSDGEPSTRASRNTKESAGESKDEEEEEEGNDSDASSSSQNQQNGDTKSTKQNTSRTAAKTKGNDTSSHMNGHSAKHHKSDSNSEQEEAAEESSGEAEEEEEEEEEEEEETAVSQKPSRSTATTPARKNRITSEEEEEEEEEEEEEEEEEEVKDTERRTTRHKPPVSSDEEDKDHNSQKHSHQNGRNVEEAIHKDSKKKSRVSSSKSQDQQKSASTNKLDGAESEELSDTPKRSRPRKKKLKKDKEVESNHSSDESEVKTKKPTNNKSKSKRPRGYTSASESSEQEYKPKRKAWRKRSTGSSDEESDNSDNTPNRRLCLRALPKKKYISDNSLSEEDSASASQAKQRNGNKTATVSREDRYDKRESNKSSPSETRNQLSSKRKRIYTSDSEDGVEKGQVRKSNKNSRSGSSKRPKGESKPEEGNSNEEDAASQSDSSEEEEEDVGRSRRGKKNERRPKHKRKESYSSSNHSSDSESKQPSSASENSVASSGSHSSPKRRSRRRSSIGERTASRQLRQRRQRAASDEEDSDESYSKSQQKTRVNTRNRGKRTVTYHDSE